TGAAACTGCCCTCTCAGATATAACGCAATTTTGAAAAGTTGCACGTACTGTACGCTCCGTTGTCACCGGAAGCTATTGGATGCAATGCTGGGGTAGCTTAGCAAGGTCGCATTGCCACGAGTGCCCGGCCTAGACCTCGTCATGAACAACGATGGGGCTTTCCAACGTTAGGCTGGATGCGAATTCCTCGTGAAGAGGTTGGTGAAGAAATCGCATTGATACATGTCGCAAAGCCTCATTCGAGTTCAATGGCTCGCCGCTGTGATAAACCTGAAGCATGATGTGTCTTTCTTGTTCGCCTGGAAGAATTTTCCTTTGCATGGCCTCTCATACGATGGCCACCGCAACCTCCTGCATTAGTTGAATGACTCTTCATGACAAACAGACCCATATCATGACAACTCAATCCTGCATCGTGAAGCTGGTGTCGATCCGATCAAACACACAACACCAAAGGCGGTGTGCGCGGAAGGAATAATCGGTGCCCAGCGCACCAAACCAGGATCATTCGTCCCTGCATAGGTACATATGAGTCGTAGATCAGAACAGCGGTCAATGGAGAGATCCCACTGGGTTTTTTCTTCGAAGGATACCTGAGGATAGGTATGATGACAGGTGAATATCGTGCTCTCTCAGCATGATACCTTATCTATGGCATCTACCTCCAAGACCAGGCAGGAACAGACAAACCTTGACGCCTACCCGATAGTTAGGCTGGTATTGGCTTTTTATGTTTATTTTTGGAGATGAATACCCCTCTGCCCCTCCCACATGCACAAGGCCAAATGCAAATGGGTGTTCATCAAGTACAGGCACAAGACCCTTTATGCAGTTATCCCTCtatttactaatattatttgGCTACAGAAGAAGATCACAAAAGCGTCCACATCAAGTGAGTGGGCACTGACGAGTTTGCAGTCAAGTCATTTCAACATTGAGCATGGAAAGATATTCAGCCACGTCTACCCTACAGCTCCTCTCTTGATGCAGACTTTGcctggccttgttcttgaccACTCCTGACTTCCTTCGTCTTCAGTGCCTGGACTTTGATGTCGAGTTTCGTCTTATAGTTCTGGGGTTCAGTATGCATAACCCAACCAACAACCCCGCCATCTGAAGGCCTGGGCTTATACTTGCTCAGGTCGACAAATTGATCTGTTATTTCAGTGTAAGCAACTGTTTCAATCGATTGGCTGAATCTGGTGGCATACCCTCGCATTTACTTGTCCCTGCCGTCCACAGAGGAAGGATCCCATACAAGGCGCCAGGTGCGAATATGGcaaccttgtccttgtcATTGTCGCGATCGATCTTGTCAGCTTCAGGGAACTGAACAACTTTCtcgatctcatcctcatcgttctttggcttctcaaGAACGGCAAAGAGGGCCTTCCCCTTCCCATTAGTCCGTTCCTGTTGTTCAATCCACCTGCGAACCAGGAGAGGCATTTGATCGTAgttcatcagcagcagacTTCGGCCATTAAGGTGAGGATCGAGACCCAGCCACCCTCCAGGGTATTCTTTATCAGCGAAGACCGCCTTCAGGCCCTTCGACCATGGCTTCAACCCCTTGGGAGGAGGTTCCATCAAGTCTTTGAGGGTGTACTCGAGAGCTTCAAACTGAGCCTTGGCCTCGCAGGTAGGTCGGAATGAGGCCATGGCATTGAGAGCAAAGGGGTCCTTCCAGTCGAAGCCCTGCACAAGCTCAACAGGCGGCGGCGGTGCCATACCGATTGCATGAGCGAGTCCAGCCAGTACAGCCGACGTGAACACGAATCCAGCGGAAGTGGTCTTCATGATGGCAGTGTGATACGTTATTGACGGCAACTATTCAACGTAATTCGGAACCACCATAGGCAGAATTATGAAACTGGACTTGAATATCGAGAACCTGTCTTCTTCCATGATATTTATGCTCAGGATCACCTTATGTTGGTTTCTAATGTTTTGTTGTCCTTTTCGGAGTCTTGGTCGCCGAGTTTCCTTTTCAGGTTTATATCTCGGCCGATGTCAACGGGGAATAGTGAGTATTGTGTATCTGGACGAGCTACCTTAGGCTAAAGTATCCATGGTTGCAGGCTAAGAATGAGTTAAAATTGCTTACTTCAGAGTCCAGCGTTCTGTAACAAGAAAGCCATCATGGTTTCTGATGGTGCTTTGGTAGTTTGGCGCAAAACATCAGCCGAATAGCTAGGCTTCACAACCTATCAAGACTAGCTTACGGAGTACCTTTATTATGTATTAGGGGAACATGTGAGTCCTGATATAATTAGTGTAGTCCCTTAAATGCGATTGTCGCCATCGTGAGTCCGTTGTACCATGTTGTTAGTTTGCAAGCGCATCAACAGGACCTCAAGGTGGGATATTCTTTAAAGAGAGGTGGCTATAAAATGAGAAAGACGTCGACTGATATCGATGTTGACACCAAACGAGTCACTGGCATGGCTATGCTTTGTCTAAGTGATACAAGGAAGGAAATGTAGAGCTGTTAGACCACAACTGCATTACGCAATTTACGGGGCTGAATCAGAGTTAATAACTGGGTACTCAACTATACGATCCAGGCTGAGCCATATGGAGACTGATCTCATTGCCCTTTTAAGCGGCCTCTTTAATTATGTGGCATAAGCCTCTACCCTGTAATGCCGTGCTAGCCGGGATTACCAATTAGACGAAACATTCGTGCCGTAAAGTGTGCTCATGGAAGAGCTGAAGGATCATGTTCCATGAGATGTTGAAAATGGCAGAAGGTGAATTGTGTGTTACACCGAGCTCTAGGCCCTGATGATGGGTTCTCAAGTccagaaaagaagagacgGGATGGAATGAATGTTTCAAATGCGGTGATCTGCGTTATATGAACAGCAGGAAACAGATGTGGTTCGCCAACCTAACTCAAATTCTGTCTCGTTCGGGTGCTCCCGAAGCCCTGTAAATAGCAACGGCATGGAATGCACCTTGCACTGGGTCCTCAGCTAGTTCTAGACCGCAAGCTAATGGCTTGGTGCTGACAGCAGATCGTCTTATCCATGCAATATTTCTGCTCCGCCCTGACTCTTGAAACCCTCTTGGACTGCTCATGGACCGGATGAGGCTTAGAGCTCAGGTGCCTGGCATGTAAAATTGAATGTTTGCTTATTTCCCCCTACCTTAAAACCTCGCTGGAGCCAAGCGTCGCCAGCTGCTAGAACAAGTCTATCCTCGTGCACTCACATTGCAATCACAGTTATGGCGACAaatgcagcagcagaggcTGCGACCTCAGAGAAGCCGCATGTGGCAAAAGCAAAGCGATCCTGGCCACTGTGGAAGAAGCTCACTGCCTTTGGCGTGACACTTTCAGTCATCATCGCTCTGGCTGTTggacttggtgttggcctCACTCGAGGAAAGGGAGGAAACAACAGCGACGATACTGCTAACTCAGAGGCCGACGATTCAACAGAACCCTATCTCAAAGCCCGCAGCAGTCTTTGGCAACCCAAAGTTGGCGCACAATGGCAGATTGTTCTCCTCAAGCCTATAAAGCTCAACAAGGACGGCTCCGCCAAGGATCTCAAGCCCAACGTTGGCATTTACGACCTGGATCTCTATGATAACGACGCTGAGACCTTTGCAGCCCTACacaaggctggcaagaaggtcaTCTGCTACTTCAGCGCCGGATCATGGGAGGATTGGCGTGATGACAAGAACCAGTTCAAGAAGGCCGATCTTGGCAAGACTCTCGACGGCTGGCCTGATGAGAAATGGCTCAACCTGAGAAGCACCAATGTTCGCAACATCATGAAGAAGCGCATCAAGCTTGCTGCTCAGAAGGGATGCGACGCTATTGATCCCGACAACGTCGACGGTTATGTAAGTAGTATCACTTATTCTTAAAGTACGTATAAGAACTAACACGAGCCGTAGCAAAATGACAATGGCCTCAAGCTGACCAAGAAAGACTCTATCGACTATATTAAGTTCCTCGCTGCAGAGGCTGCAAAGTACAATATGTCCACTGGTCTCAAGAACGCCGGCGACATCATCTCCTCTGTTCTCTCCTACGTCCAGTTCTCAGTCAATGAGCAATGCGTCGAGTACTCTGAATGTGAGACATTTGCGaagttcatcaaggccaagaagcctgTTTTCAATATTGAATATCCCAAGGGTGCGcccaaggtcaaggagtCCGATCGCAAAGCCATTTGCTcgaagaagggcaaggcaAAGGGTACAGAAGGTTTCAGCACTGttatcaagaagatgaatcTTGATGGTTGGGTCATGTACTGCACCGGGAATACCTATCAGACTGCAGTCGAGAACTGATACACCTGGGGAAGTCCACAGAGGTTACATACGTCATCATAAATATCATGATATCACAATTTAGGTTGCGATATATTTCAAAATCCTTGATATGAAATGATAAAGGTCCTATCAATTGTCGGTCGTTCTTTATTGTCATAACCCGTGAGTCGTAATCCTAAGTACTTGTCGTGTAGACGTTATTAGCTCCCAACCTTTATCCACCATATTTTCACTTCCAAATTTATGTACAAGTTTCCAACGGTATAGCCATAGAGCATCTTGTCGCGCTAGCAACTTGAAGTCCGCTAATATCCTAAATAAGGGGTATCCTGATAATTAAAAACCGCCCAGAACTCAAAATGATTTTCAACACCGGTgaacaacaagaagcttATGCTGAATCGGCGCTTTATGTAGCTGCCATATACTTGGGCCCTCCCTCTTGTTTGAACAGCCAGTCACTGTTGGCGTCGACCATGAAGTTGGTTATATTAAACTCGTTTGACGCCCCCAAGCCCGTTCCGTTCTCGTTGGACGCGCCCATCTCGGCTCCTGGCGGAGCCGGTGTTCCGTTGGTGCCAGAAATATGTTCACCCCCAAAAGGGAGTCGAGGCACGTTGAAAAAGTCGAACACGTCAAGATACTCAAGCTCGTTGGGAGCGGGTGTCCTCGCGGGTGTGACGCTGGGTAACCTACTCAGAGCACTAGGCTGTCTGGGCTGCCGCGAGATGAGGAAATCCAAGTCAAATGCTGTGCGTCGCATATCAGAAAGGATTTTGACCGAACTGGGCGTAATCCCGTCACCTTGTCGCTCGCTATCGTGATGCTCATCCAAGACTCTTTGCAGCAACTGGGAATAACGTGCTGCAACAGGCCAGTAACGACCCATTTCACGCAGACTATCGACGAAGAACGGAAGCTGTGGTGAAAGTTTATGTTCAACTGTTGAGCCATGAACAAGGAGCAGACGAGCCGAAACCCAGAGAGTAAAAGCAAATGGTGGACCCAGCTTTGCTAGCATCCCATTGTTCACAACAAATTCTCCGAGGGCAGCCACATTTTCAACTGCACCATGACATCGTTGCGACGCGCTATATGATGGAGTGAATATGGGTGACCTCGTTGTAGGATAGGCAGCTGACGAGTGGAGGCGAATAACGGCCGTATGGTAGGTGGCATGAAGCATAACCCAAGCGCAGTTGATGCTTTTACTTCCTGGATGGAACAGTTTTGCCATATTTCCAAATTCACCAGGAAGACTGAACTTCCAGGATGTCAGCATGTTGTCCAGTTCCTTGTACCGCATCTGCCATTGTTCCACATCGCTCAAGGCACTAATATCGACTGGCTGTTTAAGAAATTTGTGTATCTTGGATAGAATACCGAGAATCTCGATGTAGTAGGCAAATGCACCCAGGTTCTCTGGCTGATCAATATCATGACCGGGTGAACCAGAGTGTAGGTCAGTGCTGAACCATCGGGTATCGACCTTTTGGTTCTTGATCCACAAGTCGTCGCGGCACGGTAATGTCCTGTCAATCTCCTTGTCGTCCAGAGCAAATTCAAAAGCAGTTGCAAGAGTCGCATATCTGTCCAGAAGATATATCATCCAAAATAGACGCCGTCTCGCCTCTTCCTCGATAAAATCCTTGGGTTCCGAGAGTGTCATGGCTCGAAGTGTATATATTGAAAGGTAATGAGGCGACACAGTCGAGGAGGTGATTTCAACAGCGAGACCAAGCTGTACTACAGAACGAGTGATCAAAGCCATGATATTCCACCCTGGTGGACCGTTACTGCTCCCACAAAGATCAAGCGCCAGGATAACGAGAGCTTGCAACGCCTTGACCGAGGAATTTTCCATGCCATAAAGGAGAACGCGTTCTTTGGAAACTCGGTGATAGTGCTCTCGCCGCTCCTCTGTTAGCCTAGCATCCGTCGAGTAGCGCATTGTGGTTGCAACTATGGCGTGGAGTAGAACTCGATCTGTTTCATCAAGGGCAGACGGTCCAAAAAGGCTATCTAGAGTTGTTTTTCGGTGTAGAATGGGGCACCAAGTATTGATATGCTTGAAGTAGAGATCAACAAGTGCATAGAGAAGGTCGTAAGGCGGCATGTCTCGATCTGGGGTCGATGTGCCTGGAGCCGATGATAGTGGGGCCGTGGGTGAATGAATGTTGGGTTGCACAGACGTGTAATAGTCTTGAGTGACAGCGGCATGTTGCATGGGTGATAACTGGGAGGATGCTGCCACACCTGACATCGACGCCTGGTTCTGACTCTGGTAACCATCGTTCATTCTAGGTGTATGAGCAACGTTGAAATCGAGACTCTGTGTGCTCGGGGCAAAGTTGGAGCTGGGTGCCTTCTGACCAAACATGACAGGATCGGTTTGGGGTGTTCGAACTGGTTCTGAAGGTCGGAAGAGGTTTGGGTGAGTATCTCGTGGAGTTCCTTGGTCGCTCGGAAGACTTGGGTTACTATGCCGAATACTGGCAGCTAAGACAGGATTTGTGTTTGATGCCAAGTTGCCGTGGAGAATCTCAGCATGGGAGCGCAATATCTCCTCAAGCTTGTCGAGGCGCTGCTCAAGCTCGCGACCATAGCCTGCTCTTAAACCAGGCTTCTTGCGTTCTTTGTATTCGCATATAGCGCCATTGCGGCTACACCAGCCGCACGATGGTTGCCCACGATCACACTTAACCTGGCAGGTGAGAAGGATCAGTATTGATTGACATAAGGAAAACACCAAGAGACAAGATCGTGTCACGGAGGGCATACCTTTCTTTGCTTACATAGCTCACATCTGGGTACAATACTGTTAGTCTCAGTGTCGGCGACAACCTGTATATTT
This DNA window, taken from Fusarium oxysporum f. sp. lycopersici 4287 chromosome 7, whole genome shotgun sequence, encodes the following:
- a CDS encoding hypothetical protein (At least one base has a quality score < 10), which gives rise to MATNAAAEAATSEKPHVAKAKRSWPLWKKLTAFGVTLSVIIALAVGLGVGLTRGKGGNNSDDTANSEADDSTEPYLKARSSLWQPKVGAQWQIVLLKPIKLNKDGSAKDLKPNVGIYDLDLYDNDAETFAALHKAGKKVICYFSAGSWEDWRDDKNQFKKADLGKTLDGWPDEKWLNLRSTNVRNIMKKRIKLAAQKGCDAIDPDNVDGYQNDNGLKLTKKDSIDYIKFLAAEAAKYNMSTGLKNAGDIISSVLSYVQFSVNEQCVEYSECETFAKFIKAKKPVFNIEYPKGAPKVKESDRKAICSKKGKAKGTEGFSTVIKKMNLDGWVMYCTGNTYQTAVEN